A region from the Cyprinus carpio isolate SPL01 chromosome A8, ASM1834038v1, whole genome shotgun sequence genome encodes:
- the LOC109053285 gene encoding apical junction component 1 homolog — translation MKTETPTEGENNGGPFKMTRTDPPDILTSTLYQDIKIGPDCGLSNYSGSSKQCDSQMVGPLDQNFETINKRHCRSFDFIESLDDPKDFSSSMEYPYRSEQQTVSKDAVWNGIGQQGHLRFSSPDLFNSRLSHQQISTDKTNEGARTSVHGKPRSKSAPRVRATLTPVPITVSPSATMRRQSAMDPQKRSECLPNREASHSTRALVNEVHPIKLQPHTPLYVSDCFEESRQEKQTNTPHVRCRVDIKPDASVLQHTARKMPTHRSNVPWQLSSTSGIRNVSFPSQIFTSRTPTPSECYNMDYRQAYQYPNSSDQSGSYIQTGENPFGRTSPRDPREYRTLSNPNIPTKFFYTDDPCRYPVHPPSRTYYQDDQYSINSSNSQNPSISSQHVLDPRTRWVHTLPVRSYYADSHREPLDPFYGRPYSVSEPGPYFISTPQNETYFQEDPRAYAFPSEPTKMFYTRPCHYPADIPMRAYHTEGRRRPRMSQVFSDDWNRSSIATYSSQYTSSQATPQRVPPISPWYPNNFTEPSHLGADVRNYSKSWDNIIIPNMDREHGVLRGRSYENLLHHGRPGVPSDNSQQPIIVNLSSSPRRYAALSLSENCLEKCAGDRQNSARGQWFVTPEITITDNDIRAPNNSKRDGGTSSWNTQNTARCQTANFHNLQRPANPPESTEKKNNNYSLQQSLEQLDELLADLVIDYKPQNSRRASKDLIDQLKQLIQDDETKEGKRDIDQEDSGLLNTQTDSSKTSPDTFKDPDSGCEGFQMSVEDVSLNHIADEDDTMVCSNRKCLHKDTSFNACLYFKSCHSCYTYYCSRNCRREDWDTHKESCLYGRISSVCRHILKHCRENADVHKAFSRIARVGYLSRGRGVLFLGFPNPGCADNFIQIGLDSLTISPTYLSLRELDSFKDNLGQYCKELQNAGKEYDPTECFLLNVSIAVGDLVPKLPSPKLQMPTVRKYAKVSLASSSPDKKIFKKECEMETLILTPPPGTSDIDKEGQEGRKAREICFINIQRELRTRGVFLRHEFPQIYNQLCEFVESNKRFTPTTIYPIDKRTGKQFMCMIMAASEPRMLDWVGAPHLLDDII, via the coding sequence GAGACACCAACTGAGGGGGAAAATAACGGGGGTCCATTTAAGATGACACGGACGGATCCCCCTGACATATTAACATCAACTTTGTATCAAGATATAAAAATTGGCCCTGACTGTGGGCTCTCAAATTATTCTGGATCTTCTAAGCAATGTGATTCCCAAATGGTTGGCCCACTGGATCAAAACTTTGAAACCATTAACAAAAGACATTGCCGTAGCTTTGACTTCATTGAGTCATTGGATGACCCAAAGGACTTTTCCTCGTCCATGGAGTATCCTTACAGGTCTGAGCAGCAAACAGTAAGTAAGGATGCAGTCTGGAATGGCATTGGACAGCAGGGACACTTACGTTTTTCCTCACCAGATCTGTTCAACTCAAGACTCTCCCATCAACAAATCAGCACAGACAAAACCAACGAGGGAGCAAGGACTAGTGTTCATGGCAAGCCTCGCTCAAAAAGTGCTCCAAGGGTTCGAGCCACCCTGACCCCTGTACCCATCACAGTTTCTCCATCTGCAACCATGAGGCGTCAATCTGCAATGGACCCCCAGAAGAGATCTGAATGTTTGCCAAATCGAGAAGCCTCCCATTCAACCAGGGCTTTAGTTAATGAGGTTCATCCAATCAAGTTACAACCCCACACACCCCTCTATGTTTCTGACTGTTTTGAGGAGAGCAGAcaggagaaacaaacaaacactcccCATGTCAGGTGCCGTGTTGATATTAAGCCAGATGCCTCAGTTCTCCAGCACACTGCACGGAAGATGCCTACTCACAGAAGTAATGTTCCCTGGCAGCTTTCCTCAACATCAGGGATCAGAAACGTCTCATTTCCAAGTCAGATATTCACCTCTAGAACGCCTACTCCTAGTGAGTGTTACAACATGGACTACAGACAAGCTTATCAATATCCCAACAGCTCCGATCAGTCTGGTAGTTACATTCAAACTGGAGAGAACCCTTTTGGAAGGACTTCCCCTAGAGACCCAAGGGAGTACAGAACCTTGTCTAATCCCAACATCCCAACCAAGTTTTTCTACACGGATGATCCCTGCAGGTATCCAGTTCACCCACCTAGTAGGACATATTATCAGGATGACCAGTACAGTATTAACAGCAGCAACAGCCAAAATCCGTCCATCAGCAGTCAGCATGTACTTGACCCAAGGACTCGCTGGGTTCATACTTTGCCTGTGCGTTCATACTATGCAGATTCCCATCGTGAACCCTTGGATCCATTCTATGGTAGACCGTATTCAGTGAGTGAGCCAGGGCCATACTTCATATCCACCCCTCAAAATGAGACATACTTTCAGGAGGATCCAAGAGCATATGCCTTTCCCTCTGAGCCCACAAAGATGTTTTATACACGTCCTTGCCATTACCCAGCAGACATTCCTATGAGAGCATATCATACAGAGGGACGGCGGCGGCCACGTATGTCCCAGGTCTTTTCTGATGACTGGAACCGGTCAAGCATTGCTACATATTCCAGTCAGTACACATCCTCACAGGCCACTCCTCAGCGAGTGCCACCAATAAGCCCATGGTATCCAAATAACTTTACTGAGCCAAGTCATTTAGGAGCAGATGTCCGGAACTACTCAAAATCATGGGACAACATTATTATCCCTAATATGGACAGAGAACATGGCGTTTTACGAGGCAGGAGTTATGAGAACCTTCTCCATCATGGAAGGCCAGGAGTTCCTTCAGATAACAGTCAACAACCGATTATTGTGAACCTTTCTAGTTCGCCAAGACGATATGCTGCCTTGTCCCTTTCTGAAAACTGTCTAGAAAAGTGTGCTGGTGACAGACAAAACAGTGCGAGGGGGCAATGGTTTGTAACCCCGGAGATTACAATTACTGACAATGACATTCGTGCACCAAATAACAGTAAGAGAGATGGGGGAACTAGCAGCTGGAATACCCAAAATACAGCACGATGTCAAACTGCAAACTTCCACAACTTACAAAGACCAGCAAACCCACCAGAATCCACAGagaaaaagaacaataattaCTCCCTGCAGCAAAGCCTCGAACAGCTTGATGAGCTGCTAGCCGACCTAGTCATTGATTACAAGCCTCAAAATAGCAGGAGAGCAAGTAAGGATCTGATAGACCAACTCAAACAATTGATTCAAGATGATGAGACCAAAGAAGGGAAGCGGGACATAGATCAAGAGGATTCAGGACTTTTGAACACACAAACAGACTCTTCAAAGACCAGCCCAGACACATTTAAAGACCCAGACAGTGGCTGTGAGGGTTTTCAGATGAGTGTTGAGGATGTCTCTTTGAACCATATTGCAGATGAGGATGACACTATGGTGTGCTCCAACAGGAAATGCTTACACAAAGACACTTCATTCAATGCTTGCTTGTACTTCAAGTCCTGCCACAGTTGTTATACATACTACTGCTCCAGAAACTGTAGGCGAGAAGACTGGGACACGCATAAAGAGAGCTGTCTTTATGGCCGCATTAGTAGTGTTTGCAGGCACATACTAAAACATTGTCGAGAGAACGCTGACGTTCATAAAGCTTTTTCACGCATTGCTAGGGTAGGGTATCTGTCCCGTGGAAGAGGAGTACTGTTCTTGGGTTTTCCAAACCCTGGGTGTGCAGATAACTTTATTCAAATTGGTCTTGACAGCCTTACTATCTCTCCAACATATCTGTCCCTTCGAGAGTTAGACAGTTTCAAAGACAACCTTGGACAATACTGCAAAGAGTTGCAGAATGCAGGCAAGGAATATGACCCCACTGAATGTTTCCTCCTGAATGTATCCATTGCTGTTGGAGACCTAGTGCCTAAACTTCCTTCTCCCAAATTACAAATGCCAACAGTTCGCAAGTATGCTAAGGTCTCATTGGCCTCCTCAAGCCCAGATAAGAAAATCtttaagaaagaatgtgaaatgGAGACTCTGATTCTCACCCCACCCCCTGGGACATCTGACATTGACAAGGAGGGCCAGGAGGGCAGGAAAGCAAGAGAGATTTGTTTCATTAACATTCAAAGGGAGCTTCGTACCCGGGGCGTATTCCTTCGCCATGAGTTTCCACAGATATACAACCAGCTTTGTGAGTTTGTTGAGAGCAACAAAAGGTTTACCCCCACCACCATCTATCCCATTGACAAGAGAACTGGAAAGCAGTTCATGTGTATGATCATGGCAGCATCTGAACCAAGGATGCTTGACTGGGTTGGTGCACCACACCTTCTAGATGACATAATATAA